One Bosea sp. 124 genomic window, GGAGCGCGAAGGCGCGCAGCCGGTCGAGCGCGGCGCGGGGCTCCGAAAGCGTGATCTCGGCCGGGTTCTCGGCAAGGCCCAGGATGGCGACGGGCCGGCCTTCGCGTGCCGCGGCGGCGAGGCGCGATTCCGCGACCAGAAGGCGCTCCGGCCAGTCAGTCGCAGCGCCGAAGCCATTGTCCATGAGCAGCAGCATCGGGCCGCGCAGCGGGCCTGCCTCGCGTGGCGGATTCCAGACCGGGCCCGCCACGGCGAGGATCGCGAGCGCGGCGACGAGCATGCGCAGCGCCAGCAGCCACCAGGGCGTATGGGCCGGCATTTCGCGCCTGGCGACGAGGTCGGCCATGATCTTCAGCGGCGGAAAGTCGATCCGGCGCGGGCGCGGCGGCGTCACGCGCAGGATCAGCCAGAGCGCCGGCAGCAGCGCCAGCGCCGCGAGCGCCAGCGGGGCGGAGAAGGCGAGGGGGAGAGCGTTCAGCATGGGCTATCTCCCCGTTCCGCGGGCCGCCGCGACGAGGCTGGCGATACGCAGCACGCCCTCGCTGGCAGGCCTGTCGGTGCGGTGAAGCGTCAGCGTCCAGCCAGCCCTGCGGCAGGCCTCGCGGATGGCGTCACGATGGGCCTCCAGCCGCTGGCGGTATTCGGCGCCCCAGGCGCCGGCATCGCCGACGCGCAGGCTGAGCCCGTCTTCCAGGTCGAACAGCTCCGCCTGGCCGGTAAAGGGGAAGGTTTCCTCGATCGGGTCGGCGATCAGCAGGACATGCCCGCGCGCGCCGCTCGACGACAGGGTGGCGATGCGTTTGGCAAGCGAGGCTGCCGGCGAGAGCCCGTCGGTGATGATGATGGCGTCGGCGAGACGCGGCAGGGGGGCGTCCGGCGGCAGGTCCGACTCCGCACCCTTCGCGTCGGCGAGGATCGCCTGCGCCAGCGTTTCGACGATGCGGCGCGAGGCCAGAGCCCGCGTCAGGCCGAGATGGCCGACGCGCTCGCCGCCATCGACCAGCGTCTCGGCGAGCGCGAAGCCTGCGATCAGTGCCCGATCGACCTTGGAGGCCAGCGCCAGCGACGAAGCGAAGCCCATCGAGGCGGAGCGGTCGATCCAGAGCCAGATCGCGTGCGAGGCCTCCCATTCGCGTTCGCGGACGAAGAGGTGCCCGTCGCGGGCGGAACGGCGCCAGTCGATGCGCGAGGAGGATTCGCCGGTGACCAGAGGCCGGTACTGCCAGAAGGTCTCGCCTGGGCCGGCGCGCCTGCGGCCATGGATGCCGTGCACGCTGGCCGAGACGCGGCGCGCTTCGAGGATCAACCTGGGCAGACGTGCCGCGAGATCGAGCGAGGCGGTGACGACCGGCCTGGCGGGCTGGCGTTCGGCGGACCCGAGAACGCGCGTGCGCAGCATCGGCTTCGGCCCTCCTAGATCACGTCGCTTTCGGACGACTTCGTCCGAAAGCGAAAAATGTGATCGATTCTAAAAGTTTAGAGCATTGCTTCAGCAAAAAACCGGTTCCCACTTGCTTGCGCAATACTCTATCCGATCCGTTCCACGAGCTTGCCGATGACGCCCTCGACCGTCTCACCATCGGCGCGGGCGGCAAAGGTCAGCGCGACGCGGTGCTTCAGCACGGGAATGGCGAGCGCGACGACGTCGTCGACGGAGGGCGCCAGACGGCCTTCCACGAGTGCGCGGGCGCGGCAGGCGAGCGTCAGCGACTGGCTGGCACGGGGGCCGGGGCCCCAGGCGAGCTTGTCGGTGATGCTGGCATCGCTGCCTTCGCCGGGGCGGGCGGAGCGAACGAGATCGAGAATCGCGTCGACGACGGCCTCGCCGACGGGCAGGCGGCGGACCAGCCGCTGCGTCGACATCAGCGTCTCTGCGGTCATCGCCTGGGCCGGCTTGTGCTCGGAGGCGCCGGTGGTCTCCATCAGGATGCGGCGCTCGGCCTCGCGGTCGGGATAGGCGACGTCGATCTCGAGAAGGAAGCGGTCGAGCTGGGCTTCGGGCAGGGGATAGGTGCCCTCCTGCTCGATCGGGTTCTGGGTCGCCAGCACGTGGAAGGGGGCGGGCAGGTCGTAACGCTCGCCGCCGACGGTGACATGGTGCTCCTGCATCGCCTGCAGCAGCGCCGACTGGGTGCGCGGGCTGGCGCGGTTGATCTCGTCGGCCATCAGCAACTGGGCGAAGACGGGGCCCTTGATGAAGCGGAAATGGCGCTTGCCGTCGGCAGTCTCGTCCAGGACTTCCGAGCCCAGGATGTCGGAGGGCATCAGGTCCGGCGTGAACTGGACGCGCCTGGCGCTCATGCCCAGCACGGTGCCCATCGCCTCGACGAGCTTGGTCTTGGCGAGGCCGGGGACGCCAACGAGCAGGCCGTGGCCGCCTGCGAGCAGCGTGATCAGCGAGAGATCGACCACCTTCTGCTGGCCGAAGATGACCCGGCCGATCTCGGTGCGTGCAGCGCCGATCGCGCCGAGCGCGGCTTCCGCGGCCTCGACGATTCCGGTATCGAGGCTGATCGGCGGGTTGGTCTCCGCCGCACGGACTTGCGCCACCATATCGATCTCCTTCACCCTCTGGGTCGCGTCTTGCAGGGT contains:
- a CDS encoding DUF58 domain-containing protein codes for the protein MLRTRVLGSAERQPARPVVTASLDLAARLPRLILEARRVSASVHGIHGRRRAGPGETFWQYRPLVTGESSSRIDWRRSARDGHLFVREREWEASHAIWLWIDRSASMGFASSLALASKVDRALIAGFALAETLVDGGERVGHLGLTRALASRRIVETLAQAILADAKGAESDLPPDAPLPRLADAIIITDGLSPAASLAKRIATLSSSGARGHVLLIADPIEETFPFTGQAELFDLEDGLSLRVGDAGAWGAEYRQRLEAHRDAIREACRRAGWTLTLHRTDRPASEGVLRIASLVAAARGTGR
- a CDS encoding MoxR family ATPase — encoded protein: MVAQVRAAETNPPISLDTGIVEAAEAALGAIGAARTEIGRVIFGQQKVVDLSLITLLAGGHGLLVGVPGLAKTKLVEAMGTVLGMSARRVQFTPDLMPSDILGSEVLDETADGKRHFRFIKGPVFAQLLMADEINRASPRTQSALLQAMQEHHVTVGGERYDLPAPFHVLATQNPIEQEGTYPLPEAQLDRFLLEIDVAYPDREAERRILMETTGASEHKPAQAMTAETLMSTQRLVRRLPVGEAVVDAILDLVRSARPGEGSDASITDKLAWGPGPRASQSLTLACRARALVEGRLAPSVDDVVALAIPVLKHRVALTFAARADGETVEGVIGKLVERIG